CAAGACACAAGTTATTCCAAGCTGGTCGCTGTACGCACCTACAATACCCTGGACATTTCTGAAGTCTCAACGACCATTACCGCGTTTTTAAGTGAAATGAATATACCCTTGGAAGGTATAGATTTAGTAGTGCTTGGCAACAACGGAGATTCAGAGTACGACAGGTATTACCATAATTTAAGCGCAGGTCTGTTCAAAGACATTTCCCAGATTGCTTACAAGCATTTGTCCGGTGAATACGATACTGCCACGGGATTTGCATTTTGGGTAGCGAACAAAGTATTTAAAACACAATCCGTTCCAGAAGTTCTTCGTTTAAATAAGTTGAAAACTGCGAAACCTCAACGAATTTTAATCTACAACCAATACCGCGGTAAAAACCATAGCCTAGTAGTACTTGAAAAATGTTAAGGCGTAGAACCATAAATACCCTAACGCTCATCACCCTTGTGGTACTGGCCATAGCTTCTTTTTATTACGTTATCCCTTTTTGGATATTTGTAATTGTGGGCCTCTTTTGGTTCTTAATTACCCTATGTGGTTCATTTCTTATTCGTTGGAACTATCATTATACCTCTACCCATTCCAATAAAAATGTTTCGGATAATTGTATAGCCATCACTTTTGATGATGGTCCGCATCCAGAATTTACACCTCAAATTCTGAAACTTCTAGAAAAGTATGGCGCCAAAGCAACTTTTTTCTGTATTGGCAAGAACGTAGAAGACCATCCAGCGTTATTTAAGGCTATAATTGCGGCCGGCCACACCGTGGGAAACCATACCTATTCGCATTCTAAGTCCTTCGGATTCTTTTCTACTGAGCGAGTCGTTCAGGAACTTCAGAAAACAAATGCCATTGTACAGGAATTAATAGGGAAACGAATGAAACTTTATCGCCCCGCATTCGCGGTGACCAACCCAAGTATTGAAAAGGCGGTAAAACAACTTCAACTAGATTCCATTGGTTGGAATGTGCGCTCTTTGGATACCACGCCTAGAAGTAGCTCCAGCGTTTTAAATCGAATAACTTCCAAAGTCACAAAAGGAGATATTGTACTCTTGCATGATACCAGCGACAAAACAGTAATTGTTTTGGAACAGTTATTGTTATTTTTGAAAGAGAGAGAATTAAAGTCGGTTACTGTGGACCATCTCCTTCAATTGCCAGCCTATGTATAGAATATTATTTGTCTTTTTACTTGCAGTCTGTACCGTTGAGGCGCAAACGCCGATGAATGCGAATGAAGCAGCAACACTACGCGCTACAGTAAAAGAAAAGGCAGCAGCTACCAAAACCATCACTAGTGATTTTATCCAATACAAACACTTAGATTTTCTATCCGACGATATTAAATCCACCGGGAAGTTGGCGTTTATGGCTCCGGAAAAGGTAAAATGGGAATATACTACTCCTTTCGCGTACAGCGTACTTTTTAAAAATGAAAAACTGTTTGTCAACGATGATGGAAATAAAAGCGCTATGGATTTAAGTTCCAACAAGCTTTTTAAACAATTGAACAGATTGATTACGGCAAGTATCAGTGGAGATATGTTTCTATCGGAAGAATTTGATATTTCCTATTTTAAGGTAGATGGTAAAAACAGGGTTTATTTTATACCGAAGGATAGTCAATTTGCAACATTTATAAAAGCCTTTCATATCACTTTCTCCAATAGTGGGGAAGTTACTCAAGTAAAGATGATAGAACCCAGTGATGACTACACTAAAATTACTTTTAGCAACAGAATAGAGAACCAAGCCATTCCTGATGCGGTTTTTAATCAGTAGTCTTATTCTATTGCTTGTAGGATGTGGTTCCTATTCAGCTAAAATGGGATTTACCGAGGCGGATAGCATGGCATTAACGGTAAGCAACCCCTATTTTTTCGATACAAACACAGATTATGTCTACAAAGCAAAGATTAAAGTATTCAATAACGATTTAGGAGGAATCCTCATTATAAAAAAAACAGCACCTGCGGCTCACCGTATCGTTTTTACCACCGAACTAGGGAATACCATTTTTGATTTTTCAATTATTGATAACGAGTTTAAAGTAAATCGTGTATTAAAAGAGATAGACCGGAAAATTCTCCTGAATATTCTTGAAAAGGACTTTAAAAGCTTACTTCACGAACAAGCCGAAATAACCAAAAATTACACCGATGGTCATAGCACCATCTCAGCTGCCACTATCTATGGAAAACCACATTTTTACACCTTTAAAGAAACGCAATTAGAACGTATTACAAGAGTGGGAGGCCAAAAAGAAAAAGTGGTTTTCCTGTTCTCGGAAATAAGTAATAACATTGCAAAGCATATTCAAATCAACCATAAAAACTTAAGGTTTCAAATTGAATTAAAGGCATTTGAATAACAGGTAAGTAGTACAAAAATAGCACACTATGTTGATAAAGGGTTTATATGAATTACTAAGTTATGACTACCAAGAAGGACATATTGAAGCTAAGGTAAAGCTGAATAAAACGCATGAAATTTTTGAGGGGCACTTCCCTGGTCATCCCGTATTACCAGGAGTTTGCGTCATACAAATGATTAAAGAATTCACGGAAAAGGCACTGAACAAAAAGCTTTTACTCGCCGTGGCCTCAAACGTTAAATTCATGGCGGTTATCAATCCAGAAAAAAACGATATCATAAATTTTAAGCTAGACCTCACGGAAGTAGGCAATGAAATTAAAGTAAAGAACACCGTTAGTTTTGACGATACCTTGGCATTAAAATTGAGTGCTACTTTCAAAAATAGAGCGTAATGCACAAATTAATTTTACTTCTTCTAGGTACTTTATCTTTCGGGATATCGCTCTCCGAGGTTCGTGAAGTATATCCCAAAGCTCAAGAAAGCCCTGAAATAACGGAGACCCTATTTTCAACATTGTCCAATCTGAAAGACACGGATAACCACATCCTTCTGGCCTATAAAGGAGCTGTGCATACCCTAAAAGCAAAGCATAGTAAAGGCATTAAGATTAAAAAAGAGTTTTTCAAGGATGGCGTTGCGCTTCTAGAGACTGCATTGAAGGCCTCGCCAGATAATGTAGAAATACATTTTGTTCGGTTAACGGTGCAAGAAAACGCTCCAAAAATTGTGCGGTACAACCAACAAATTGAAGCCGATAAAAACTTTATCTTAAAAAAATACAGAACTATCAAAGACCAAGAGTTAAAAAGTATGATCAAAAAATATTGCATAAACTCAACTCTTTTTTCACAGACAGAAAAGCAATTATTCTAGGGGCTCCCTTATACGTATCTTTGTCCTAGAAATACCAACGACCTGTAACGGCGGTAAAACCGTAATAAGTGGCAGAAATTAAAACTTCTATACATGAAAGAATGCAACAACTGGGCTGTTGTGTTCTAGTACCAACTTATAACAATGACAAAACCCTAGCAAGAGTGCTACAGGGTATTCTAGAATTTACCACGAATATCATAGTTATAAACGATGGCGCAACGGACAATACCCAGGAGGTTTTAAAAAGTTTCCCCCAAGTGCCACAAGTGCATCTACCCCATAACAAAGGAAAAGGAAATGCCCTTAGAATAGGTTTTAAGAAAGCTTTGGAGCTTAAGTATTCCTATGCAATTACCATAGATTCCGATGGCCAACACTTCCCAGAGGATATCATTGTATTTCTCAGTGCTTTAGAAAAAGAAACTACCAAAAATATCCTTTACATCGGTGCAAGAAATATGGAACAGTCCGATGTTCCCGGCAAAAGTAGTTTCGGCAATAAATTCTCTAACTTCTGGTTTTGGTTTGAAACCGGAAATTGGCTAGCGGACACCCAATGTGGTTATCGGTTATACCCTTTAAAGGAAATTGAGAAGCTAAACCTGTTTACCCCTAAATTCGAATTTGAAATAGAGGTCATTGTAAAGGCGGCCTGGAACGGAACTTTGGTCAAGAATGTGCCGGTCAAAATTCTGTACGATGAAGAAGAGCGGGTTACACACTTTAGAACGGTTCCCGATTTTACACGTATAAGCATACTCAATACCTGGTTTGTTCTTGTTGCAATTTTTTATATTAAGCCAAGGGATTTTTATAGACGTTTAAAGCAAAGGGGGATGAAAAAATTTCTTTTAGAAGATGTATTAGGCAGTACGGATGCTCCATCAAAAAAAGCATTTTCGATTGCACTAGGAGTCTTTATAGGTTTAAGCCCGTTTTGGGGACTTCATACGCTTCTGGTACTTCTACTCGCCTTTGTGTTTAAACTGAACAAACCCATTGCATTCGCCTTTTCCAACGTAAGTCTACCTCCTTTTATCCCATTCATCGTATTTTTTAGCTTACAAATAGGCGGATGGATTTTGGGGGAGCCACTTTCTTTATCACTAGACTCCATTACTACAGATTTTGATTTTCTTATCCATCTAAAAACCTACATTTTGGGCAGTCTGGTATTGGCAGTACTTGGGGCTTTGGTTTTAGGCGTAATAGGGTATCTTATGCTATTGTATTTAGGAAAACGGAAAATAGCCGTCAACAATGGGTAATATCTTGTTCAGGACATACCGTGGCATTTTAAAAAATAAAATAGTAAGTATTCTAGCGCTGATTTCAGTAGTGGGTCTACTTGTTTTTCTTGCTTCAAAAATTCGCTTTGAAGACGATATCACCTCCTTAATCCCCTCTAACGAAGAAACCCAGCGGGTACAAAAAGTCCTAAAGTCCATTTCCTTTACGGACAAAATTATAGTGAATATTGAAAAAAGTCCGGAAGCTTCGGTAGATGAGCTTACACAATACGCTGCGGATTTTATAGACAGTGTTCAGAAAAACCATGCATTACATATAAAGCATATTCAAGGTAAAGTAGCAGATGCGCAAATTTTAAAGACCTTTGATTTTGTCTATGACCATCTGCCACTTTTTTTGGATAAAAGCGATTATGATTCCATTAATCAGAAATTATCAAAAGACACCGTATCGGCGATAATGACTCAAAACTACAGGACTCTTATATCGCCCTCGGGAATAATAGCAAAAAAGAGTATCCTTAAAGATCCTTTGGGACTTTCCTTTGTCGCCTTAAAAAAATTACAACAACTAGGTGTTGCAGAAAATTTTAAACTGAAGAACGGGTTTTTAGTGAATAATGCGGAGACCAATATCTTACTTTTTATAACTCCTGTACACCCTTCTAGTGCCACTGTAGAAAACAAACCATTATCCGACGGGCTCTATAAATTACAAGAAGCGCTACAAAAAAACTATAGCTCAAGAATTGAAGTTTCCTTTTTTGGTGCTGCCTTGGTAGCTGTGGCCAATGCTGGACAAATAAAAAGTGATATACAATTTACCGTGAGTATAGCTATGACGCTTCTGGTTCTTTTACTCATACTTTTTTATAAAGAGATTAGACTTCCATTAATTCTATTTGCTCCCACAATATTTGGAGCCTTAATGGCTTTGGTCTTTCTGTATTTCATACGACCCCATATTTCTGCTATTTCTTTAGGCATTGGTGCAATTTTACTAGGCGTCACTTTAGACTATGCCTTGCATATCCTTACCCATATTCGCAATGGCAGAACGGTAGAGGAATTGTACGCAGAAGTTGCTCCTTCTATACTCATGAGTAGCCTTACCACGGCAGCTGCCTTTCTTTGCCTACTGTTCTTGGATTCACAAGCGCTTCAAGATTTAGGGATTTTTGCAGCAGTAAGCGTTACAGGGGCCTCTCTATTTGCGCTACTTTTTATTCCCGTGGTTTATAGACCAAAAACGCTTCAGGTTCCCAAAGAAAATCTGCTAGACCGTATCGCTTCATTAGATTTGCACAAAAACAAACTGGCTTTAGGGTTCTTGGTCTTAGCATGTGTAACCAGTGTTATCACCTATAAAGATGTAGTATTCAATCAAGATATCAGTAAGCTCAACTATGAGTCGGAAGTATTGTCAAAAGCTCGTGAAAAATTAGAGGAACTTACCGACATCGCCTCTAAATCCGTTTACCTAAGCACCTATGGGGACGATGAGGAAAAAGTATTGCAACGTAACGATGCCATTTTTAAAGAACTACAACAGTTAAAAAAAGACAAGGTCCTTATTAATTTTACTTCGGCCGGAAGCCTGGTAAGATCAATAAAAAAACAGGAGCAAAAAATTAGGGATTGGGAAGCGTTTTGGTACAGCCAAAAAATAGATACCCTACGGAGTAATTTAGTTACCAATAGTTCTAATTTAGGCTTTAAACCCAATACATTTGATTCCTTCTTTGATTGGCTACAAACAGATTTTAAAACTGTGGCTCCGAAAGAATTTGAGGTCATACCTGCGTTCTCCACCTCGGATTATATTGTAAAAGACGAAAATGTGACCACCATAACCTCACTTTTAAAACTAAAGGATGAAAACTTTGACACCGTTACGGCCCGTTTTAAAAACCTGGAAAAAACACTTCTAATAAACAGAAAGCAGGTAAATGAATCGTTCTTGGGAAGTTTAAAAGATGATTTTAACAGCTTACTCCGTTATTCGCTTATAACTGTTTTAATAATTCTTCTTTTGTTTTATAGAAGTATCTCGTTAACCCTTATCACCGCTATCCCCATATTTTTAACCTGGTTTTTGACCGTAGGTATTATGGGGTTACTTCATATTGAATTCAATATTTTCAATATCATTATCTGCAGCTTTATTTTTGGACTGGGTGTGGATTACAGCATCTTTATGACCAACGGCCTTTTGGCGGAATATAGAACGGGTAATAAAGTACTCCCTACACACAAAACCTCAATTATCCTTTCCGTAATAACTACGATTGCTGGCGTGGGTGTTATGATATTTGCCAAACATCCTGCTTTGTACACCATATCAAAAGTATCGCTTATTGGAATTTTTTCTGCGGCATTCGTTTCTTTTACAGTGCAACCCCTGCTGTTCCGTCTATTTGTTGGAAATACTGGAAAAAGACCTACATCATTACGCTATTTCGTGCACTCCGTACTTTCCTTTACGTATTTTGGGATTATAGGACTTCTATTTTCCCTATATGCATGGATAGTCATGAAACTTAGGCCGAATAGCCTTCATGGAGCGAATGTAGGTTTTCATAAATGGATTTCTAAATTTATGGGCTCCGTACTGTACACCAACCCTTTTGTTAGCAAGAAAGTGCTAAACCCTCACGAGGAAAACTTTAAGAAGCCGGCAGTGATTATTGCCAACCATACTTCTTTTTTAGATATTCTTTGTATTGGGATGCTGCATCCTAAAATGATTTTCTTGGTGAACGACTGGGTTTATAACTCCCCTATTTTTGGAAGCGCTGCTAAGCTTGTAGGAGCCTATCCCGTATCCGGGGGAGTAGAAAACGGAGAGGCTTTTCTTAAGAGGAAAGTGGAACAAGGATTTTCCATCATCGCATTTCCCGAAGGCACCCGCTCCACAACTAATAAAATTAAACGATTTCACAAAGGCGCCTTTTATTTGGCGCAACAGTTTCATCTAGATATTATACCCATTCTCATTCACGGCAATTCTGAAGTATTACCTAAGGGAAGCTTTGTAATCCGTGATGGTAGTATAACCGTAGAGCTATTACCTCGGATAACTCCAGATAATCATACCTATGGCAGCAATTATACGCAGCAAGGAAAACTAATCGGAGCCTATTTTAGAAATGAATTCAGACGTCTAAGAAATCAGATTGAGACAGAAACATATTGGCACAAAACAGTGTTGGAGCATTACCGGTACAAAGGGGCCACCTATTATAGTGAAGTGAAAGACGATTTGAAGGATTTTGCATCGACCTACCATGAAATAACTAATCTGATCGGAGAAAAGGATACAATACTACATTTATCGGAAGATAAAGGACAATTAGATTTGATTCTGGCACTAGATAGTATAGACCGTAAAATATTTTCCTACTTAAAAGATAGCAGTGCAAGTGCTAGATTAAAACATAATTTTTTGACCCATCAATACAGCAAAATAAAGGTTTTTGATACGCTTACTACCGCACTTGAAACATCAGCCTCAGTCCTTATTCTCAATATAAAAGACTTAGACCTCAACAAGCTTCATACTAAAATAAGCAAGGAAATCACTACCTTAATCTTATTGAAAGCGAGTAGAAATCTGAACCTAGCTCAACTAGCGCTGAAGGATTTTTCTGTTCGTATCCAAAATGATACATTTATCGTACTTATAAAAGAAAGCCTTAAATGAAATCGCATTACAACGTTGTTATTATTGGAAGTGGCATGGGAGGATTGGTTGCCGCCAATATTTTGGCGCGCGAAGGGCGTAGTGTATGTGTCTTGGAGAAAAACAATCAATACGGTGGCAACTTACAGACCTTTGTTAGGGAGCGTACTATTTTTGATACGGGCGTACATTATCTGGGTGGGCTCTCAAAAGGGCAAAACCTATATCGGTATTTTGAATATTTGGATATTCTGGATGGGCTACATTTAAAAAAACTGAACGAAGATGGTTTTGATATTATCACTTTTGATAATGATACGGTTTCCTATCCGCATGCACAGGGTTACGATAACTTTATAAGACAATTGACAAAGCAATTTCCCGAAGAGAAAAAAGCTATTGAAACCTACTGTAACAAACTCAAAGAAGTCTGCCATAAATTTCCGCTCTATAACCTAGAGGAGGGGAAACCCTATGGAAACGACGCAGAAATATTTCAACAATCCGCAAAGGATTATATAGAGCGTATTACCACGAATAAAAAACTGAGAGCTGTACTAGCGGGGTCTAATCTGTTATATGCCGGTGACCCCGATAAAACACCCTTATACGTACACGCACTTTCTATAAACTCCTACATAGAAAGTGCTTACCGCTGTGCGGATGGTGGAAGCCAAATTACCAAACTACTTCTAAAGCGATTGAAAGAGAACGGTGGGGAAGCCTATAAACACAGTGAAGTAGTAAACATGACCTGTGAAAATAAGCAGCTTAAATCCGTACAGATTAAGGATGGTAGCGTCGTGACAGGAGATGTGTTCATCTCCAATATTGAGCCCAAACACACCTTAAAAATGATTGGGGAGGAACACTTCAGAAAATCGTATACCCATAGAATACAAGAGATGGAGAGTACCATATCTGCCTTTAGCATTCATATTGTCCTTAAACCAAAGACCTTTAAATACCTGAATAAGAATTACTATCATTTTAAAGATTACCAAAAGGTTTGGGAGGGTCATAAATATACTGAAGAAAGCTGGCCAGAGACGTACATGGTTTCTATGGGCGTTCGTAAAAACCAAGGGGAATGGGGAGAACAATTAACGGCCATAACGTACATGAATTACGATGAAGTAGCAGCATGGGAAGATACGTTCAATACCGTAGCCCATAAAAATGAGCGTGGACAAGATTATGAGGAGTTTAAAAAAGAAAAGACAGAGAAATTACTGGACGAACTAGAGAAAAAATTTCCCGATTTAAGAAATTGCATACAATCCATTTATACATCTACGCCACTTTCCTATAGAGATTATATTGGTTGCAATAAAGGCTCCATGTATGGCTATGTAAAAGATGTAAACGACCCGTTGAAGTCATTCATTTCACCGAGAACAAAAATCAGTAACCTATATTTTACCGGGCAAAGTCTTAACATGCATGGCATCTTGGGTGTAACCATTAGCGGAGTGGTCACTTGTTCGGAGATTTTAGGGGGAGAATATCTCATAAATAAAATAAAGGGTACTCCCTTAAAACAAAATAAAGAAACAATCACTGCCTAATGGGAACGTTTAAGACATCTGCCGTGCCTGTATTGGAACATATTTCCAAAAAAGACTTTATTCAGCACTATTATAAACCTCAAAAGCCAGTGCTAATTAAAGGGTTGACCAAAAATTGGCCAGCTTTCAAAAAATGGTCCTTAGATTATATACAAGATAAAGCAGGCGACCAAATTGTACCGTTATACAATAATGAACCGGCAAAAGATAAACAGAGTGTCTATGCACCCGTAAAGGAAATGAAGCTGAAGGATTATATAGAAATCCTAAAAACAGAACCTACAGACCTTAGAATCTTTTTTTATGAGATTTTAAAAAAAATGCCTGAGCTGACAAAGGATTTCACGTATCCCGATATTGGACTCAAATTCTTTAAAAAATTACCCGCTTTGTTTTTTGGGGGCGGAGCCTCCAAAGTCTTTATGCATTATGATATTGACCTACCGGATAGCATGCATTTTCATTTTGATGGACACAAGCACGTAACACTCTTTTCACCCGAGCAAACAAAATACCTCTATAGAGTGCCCTACTCCATTCATAATTTAGAATCGATAGATATGGATAATCCGGATTTTGAAAAATATCCCGCTTTAAAACGTGCAGAGGGCATTACCGCTGAGATGGCACACGGAGATGCACTCTTTATGCCTAGTGGCTATTGGCATTATATTAAATATTTAGATGGAGGTTTCTCCATGACCTTAAGGGCTTTGCCGCGCCATCCAAAAAGATTTGCGAACATGTTGTACAACGTGCTTATCATGCGAAATTTCGATAATTTTACTCGAAAATACTGGGGTCAGAAATGGCTCGATTACAAAGATGAATTGGCCATAAAAAGAACACATAAGAACTTAAACAACATTTAACCCAAGTGGCGTATACCGCAAATTTGTTCCGCAATCTTTTCATCATTGTCTGTGCAATAGGTCTAAACTCCTGTGGCGTATCCAAATCGCTTAAGGAAAACTTGGATGTTTCACAATACGAAACACCAATACCGGAGCGTGTGCAGCTTAATGATAGTACCTTCAGTATTTCGGACAATTTTCTTCGGAAAAACGAACAAGGGCTTTGGGAACTCTATGTTAGTGGTAATCCGTTGGAAATAGGACTAAAAACAGGTAGTCTTACACAAGAACTATTCAACGAACAGGAAGATATTTTTATCAAAAAAATTGACGAATTGGTTCCTTCTAAAGGATACCAGAATCTATTGCGAAAATTTTTGGCATGGTTCAACAGAAAAATGTACCTAAACATAGACGAGCAATTTAAAGTAGAGCTTTTTGGTGTTTCTAAATATGCCTCTCCAAATTACGATTACGTAGCCAAGCCCTACCAGCGGGTTATGTACTTTCATGGCGCGCATGATATTGGCCATGCACTTCAGGATTTAGCTTTGGTGGGTTGTTCTTCTTTTGCTGCGTGGGGCAACCAGACGCAGGATGGAAAGTTATTGATAGGAAGAAATTTCGACTTTTATGCAGGGGACGATTTTGCCAAAAACAAAATCATAGCCTTTATAGCACCGGACAAAGGGCATTCCTTTATGTCCGTAACCTGGGGCGGAATGATAGGAGTAGTGTCCGGTATGAACGACCAAGGATTAACCGTTACCATCAACGCGGGCAAATCGCAATTTCCTTTGATTGCTAAGACACCCGTTTCTTTGGTGACCCGAGAAATTTTGCAGTATGCAGCAACCATTGAGGAGGCTATCGCCATAGCCAAAAAAAGAGAAGTTTTTGTATCGGAATCCATTTTTGTAGGCAGTGCAAAAGATAAAAAAGCAGCTATTATTGAAGTCTCTCCTCAAAAATTCGGGGTATACGAAGTGCAAAATTCAAATCAATTGATTTGTGCCAATCACTTCCAAAGTGCCGCCTACCAAAACGATAAAAAGAATCAAAGACACATCCTTGAAAGTCATTCACAGTACCGTTACGAACGCATGGAAGAACTGTTACAAGAATCCTCAAAAGTAGACCAAAAAGCCGTTGTTGACATTCTTCGTGATAGAGAAGGATTGGGTGACAAAAAAATCGGCTACGGCAATGAAAAAGCGTTGAATCAATTATTGGCGCATCACGGGATAGTTTTTAAGCCCGAAGACCTGATGGTATGGGTATCTAGCAATCCCTATCAAATGGGTGAGTTTGTAGCATACGATTTAAAGAAAATATTCCAAAGGGACAATAGCCCCGAGCCTACTGAAATTATCGCCACGAGTGATGCAAATATCGGAGCGGATTCTTTTTTGAAAACTGTGGCTTATAAAGATTATGAGCGTTATCGGATATTACGGAATGACATAGAAACTGCCATCAACGATAAATCGCATATTGAACCGTCAAAACTGGAGCAATTGATTGCGTTGAATCCTAACTTTTGGGAAGGCTATTACCTAGCGGGCATATACAATTACCAAAAAGGATATGAGGCAGTGGCCCGCTCCTATTTTTTAGCAGCGGAACAAAAAGAAATTACAACCGTTCCTGATAGGGAATCGATAGCGCGTTATATTCGTAAAATAAATAGAAGGTAGTATATGGTTCCTGAAATTGAAACGGCACAGATAGAGGAGATTAAACTACTCCAAGAGCGGAAGTTGGCAGCACTTATCTCTTATTTGGCAGATAAGTCACCTTTTTACCAAAAGCTTTTCAAAACCAATAATATTGATATAACCGGTATAAGAAAAATCGAAGATCTCGCAAAAATACCTACATCCGATAAGGACGACCTTCAACAACAAAATGAGGATTTTTTCTGTGTTCCTAGAACAGAAATCATTGATTATGTAACTACCTCAGGTACGCTAGGTGATCCAGTAACCATTGGCTTAACAGATACGGATTTAGAACGCTTGGCCTATAATGAAGCTATTTCCTTCGCCTGTGCAGGGGTGCAGAAGGATGACATCCTACAATTAACGACCACTATTGACCGAAGGTTCATGGCCGGCTTGGCCTATTTCTTGGGAGCGCGTAAATTAGGAGCGGGAATTATCCGAGTGGGTGCAGGAATCCCTGAATTACAATGGGACACCATCCTCAAGTTTAAGCCTACCTATCTCATCATAGTGCCATCCTTTCTATTAAAATTAATCGAATACGCCAAGGCCCATAATATCGACTATAAAAAATCCGGCATCAAAGCGGCTATTTGCATAGGAGAAGCTTTACGCGATCAGGATTTTGAATTGAACGTCTTAGGGAATAGAATTAAATCAGAATGGGATATAGCCCTATATTCCACCTATGCCTCGACAGAAATGAGTACAGCATTTACCGAATGCTCGGAGCAACAGGGCGGACACTTGCATCCGGAATTGCTCATTGCCGAAATACTAGATGA
This genomic window from Maribacter sp. MJ134 contains:
- a CDS encoding phytoene desaturase family protein — protein: MKSHYNVVIIGSGMGGLVAANILAREGRSVCVLEKNNQYGGNLQTFVRERTIFDTGVHYLGGLSKGQNLYRYFEYLDILDGLHLKKLNEDGFDIITFDNDTVSYPHAQGYDNFIRQLTKQFPEEKKAIETYCNKLKEVCHKFPLYNLEEGKPYGNDAEIFQQSAKDYIERITTNKKLRAVLAGSNLLYAGDPDKTPLYVHALSINSYIESAYRCADGGSQITKLLLKRLKENGGEAYKHSEVVNMTCENKQLKSVQIKDGSVVTGDVFISNIEPKHTLKMIGEEHFRKSYTHRIQEMESTISAFSIHIVLKPKTFKYLNKNYYHFKDYQKVWEGHKYTEESWPETYMVSMGVRKNQGEWGEQLTAITYMNYDEVAAWEDTFNTVAHKNERGQDYEEFKKEKTEKLLDELEKKFPDLRNCIQSIYTSTPLSYRDYIGCNKGSMYGYVKDVNDPLKSFISPRTKISNLYFTGQSLNMHGILGVTISGVVTCSEILGGEYLINKIKGTPLKQNKETITA
- a CDS encoding cupin-like domain-containing protein — protein: MGTFKTSAVPVLEHISKKDFIQHYYKPQKPVLIKGLTKNWPAFKKWSLDYIQDKAGDQIVPLYNNEPAKDKQSVYAPVKEMKLKDYIEILKTEPTDLRIFFYEILKKMPELTKDFTYPDIGLKFFKKLPALFFGGGASKVFMHYDIDLPDSMHFHFDGHKHVTLFSPEQTKYLYRVPYSIHNLESIDMDNPDFEKYPALKRAEGITAEMAHGDALFMPSGYWHYIKYLDGGFSMTLRALPRHPKRFANMLYNVLIMRNFDNFTRKYWGQKWLDYKDELAIKRTHKNLNNI
- a CDS encoding C45 family autoproteolytic acyltransferase/hydolase — encoded protein: MAYTANLFRNLFIIVCAIGLNSCGVSKSLKENLDVSQYETPIPERVQLNDSTFSISDNFLRKNEQGLWELYVSGNPLEIGLKTGSLTQELFNEQEDIFIKKIDELVPSKGYQNLLRKFLAWFNRKMYLNIDEQFKVELFGVSKYASPNYDYVAKPYQRVMYFHGAHDIGHALQDLALVGCSSFAAWGNQTQDGKLLIGRNFDFYAGDDFAKNKIIAFIAPDKGHSFMSVTWGGMIGVVSGMNDQGLTVTINAGKSQFPLIAKTPVSLVTREILQYAATIEEAIAIAKKREVFVSESIFVGSAKDKKAAIIEVSPQKFGVYEVQNSNQLICANHFQSAAYQNDKKNQRHILESHSQYRYERMEELLQESSKVDQKAVVDILRDREGLGDKKIGYGNEKALNQLLAHHGIVFKPEDLMVWVSSNPYQMGEFVAYDLKKIFQRDNSPEPTEIIATSDANIGADSFLKTVAYKDYERYRILRNDIETAINDKSHIEPSKLEQLIALNPNFWEGYYLAGIYNYQKGYEAVARSYFLAAEQKEITTVPDRESIARYIRKINRR
- a CDS encoding phenylacetate--CoA ligase family protein, with amino-acid sequence MVPEIETAQIEEIKLLQERKLAALISYLADKSPFYQKLFKTNNIDITGIRKIEDLAKIPTSDKDDLQQQNEDFFCVPRTEIIDYVTTSGTLGDPVTIGLTDTDLERLAYNEAISFACAGVQKDDILQLTTTIDRRFMAGLAYFLGARKLGAGIIRVGAGIPELQWDTILKFKPTYLIIVPSFLLKLIEYAKAHNIDYKKSGIKAAICIGEALRDQDFELNVLGNRIKSEWDIALYSTYASTEMSTAFTECSEQQGGHLHPELLIAEILDDEGNEVPDGYPGELTITTLGIEAMPLLRFRTGDVVVAHRLPCKCGRNTLRLGPVLGRKKQMIKYKGTTLYPPAMDNLLNDFSEVTNHVIEIYHNEIGTDEIKIKINASSASERLLRNIKDHFRSRLRVSPKIEITDLREIQKLQASKLGRKPIRVIDTRTV